Genomic DNA from Porites lutea chromosome 4, jaPorLute2.1, whole genome shotgun sequence:
ATGGTTGTATTCGCCAAAGTCAGTTTCACTAATCATCCTTTCTTCTTGTAGCTTGTTCACAGaccttctattttctctttggaggTCGTTAAGCGCTTTTATGAAAACTGCGGGGGATTTCAGTTTTAACCTTAAGCGCTGTGACGGGCTATTACTGTCTGGTGCAGTTTACAGACAGCTAACACACCGAACTCACCAGAATAGAAGGGGAGCAGCTCATTTTgagtacaaaaacaaaagcaacaacaacagcaacaataacaaaattaactgtcaatgaatttcttttcaaggaaaaacaaaagtttcTCGTAAAATACTAGTAAAAAATGGTTTCTTTCATTAGACACTCGTCTGAAATTTAAGTTCGGagacaaaattaaaagtaacaaaTACATAAATTGTCTCCACAGTTGTCGAAATCTGACTTGAAGATTTCTTTGTATGTCAAAATTTGTTCATTAAATCACTGGCACTCCGATTTCTGACGTTGACAGCGGGATAAAAAGAGTGTTTCTTCACCTGTCAAATGTTCAAATTCAAAATTGCAAAGGATGACTCAACcctttagcctgaatttcatccggattgcttcgagtcgtctTCTCCTCtcataacgactcgaagtaatcggatgaaattcaggctatcaACGCTTTGGTGAATTTCATAGTTTATTCTCTTCAAGGAAGTCAGGCAAGGCAGGGAAAAACGGAGATGCGTGATATGCAAGGGTAAAAGTGGCAAAACAAAACTGCCGAAGATGAACAAGGTTCTTTATACGGTAAAATAATCATGCAGCAGAGCTTATCTTCTACAGTCCCAGAGTTCAGGTAAATAACAAGATTATTTAACTAGTTACTCCAACTCTGGCTTctaccatagttattagaggagactggttatgaaaagcggcaaacatcaatgataaaaacaacagtgctacagtttatgttggaagcaccctgaaagtgcacaatcctttgttttctgttggcaaattgttaaggaataaattaatgcaacgtttttattggtcaatacaatcaaaatgataggaattcctttgaacgttgtgcactttcaggtccacaaaaacatataacaaaggagtctggcgggtttcataaccattccactcaattaactatggttcTACGTATAGTGCTGAAATATGAGCTAATTTCCCTCTTTTATAGACGTGTTTACTGGCGCAGTGTCAGTTCTCTCTTCTTCGTAGAGGCGTCTTTGTGACACTGGTTTGCCTAGTAGTAGTGGCGATGGGCGAGGAGAGATGGCTCTATTCGCGGGCTAAATAAGGGCTAAATggagaaacgaaaagaaagagTCAGAGCTGATCTGAGCCGCGCTAATGTGTCGGGGAACTGAGTCCTAGGCTCTTACCCAGACTCCTTTATTCTGGGTCAAAATGGCGACCACCAGTACGTTGAGGAGATGGCGAAATTTCCAACAAATGTTTTGGCTTTCAGATAAGTGGAAAACTAAAGGAATTCAGTGTATTTGTAGACAAGTCAGTACTCAAAGCAAAAGAACTACTAAACGATATCCCTGGCCTTGGGTTGGCTCGCTAGCTTTTGGTGTATTCTTGGGTTATGGACTacctaaatttttcaaaagtcgGAAAGATAGCTCCATCGTGAAAGCGAAATCGGTTCCCAGTGATGACGTGTCGTCAAATTCGGGATCACCACCTCGGTCAGTAACATTTAATTTCATCGCGGACGCTGTAGAGATAGCGGCCCCTGCCGTTGTAAACATTGAAGTCACGGGACGACACGCGGGATTTTTTAGGGGACATGTTGGTCCCACTGGTGCCGGGTCGGGATTTATTGTCACTGAGGACGGTATGGTTCTTACGAATGCACATGTGGTGGAAAATGCTGTGAATGTGAGTGTTAAACTAAAAGATGGCCGAGAATTTAGTGGCACTGTGATTGATATTGACTTGGAGAATGATTTAGCAGCTGTCAAGTTGGATTCAAGTAAGGTTGGTATGTAACCCGTTGAGGGGAGGGTGGGGGATACTCCGAATTAAAGGAAGGGGATGGTCGAACGATTTTTTTGGATTGAAAAATTTGGCAAGGATCTTTTTGCAGtgccttgattttttttttttgtggggggtgggggtgggtggGTTTGGGTATTTAGAAAAATCTGAAACTGTTGTAGAGCCACCCACGTATGCCGGCCTGTTCTAGTctaccaggccccagttgttcaaaaggtggataacactatcaACTGGGTAAATTGCTATCCAGTGGAAAGTGCAATTATTTGTTTGTCCTAATACTtgtctgctggatagtgattagATGGTACGTTTTTTTGAGTGTGAAATCATTGAATCCTTTACCGAAAATTTATAAGGATCGGATGTTTAGCATGGGATTcttttggggttaatttttagtTCAGagattttttgggttttgttggaagctctaggaaatttttttgggggttGTGAGTTTTGCCCCCTTTAGCTGTAAAGTACCCCCTGGGGTATGTAACTTTTCTTACTTCCCttgaagaaaggaagaaaaaaatgtcccCATGTCCACACGCTTAGGCAAACCCTAAAGGGTGGAGATGAAAATAAAGGTGGGATACCCCACATATGCAGAGGTCTCCTTGTGATAACATTGATAGGTGGTTTGTTGTCCTTGCCCTCCTCCCCTGAATAACATTCACATACACATACTACTCCATGCAGACATAtctgttgcagttaattttttattttagttaatttttgtttttcctttgtttaaaattCGTTAGCACACATTACTGCAGCCaaaaacgatggaaaaataaaaattaactgaaataaaaaattaaccacaACATATCTACTAGACAGGCAACATACGTAGATTTCATTCCTCCAACTACagtacataaataaataaaacaactgCTTCACTTGACTTGGTTCCACGTTGAAAGAAAGTTTGTTTTGCTGTTCTTAGTGTTAAGCAGTTCCCTgcaaaagtgggggcggggcgGGGCGGCATCTTATGTAATCTCTACCAAAACGAATCTTACCCACTGATGAATCACAGTACATTATTCTTTCATGCTCGGTATAAGGTATGTTTTAATTATCATTCTAGGGTAAAAGCTCATTTCAATTCTATACGTTGTTCCAGAATATCAGGTTTCCTACTCTGACTCTTGGCTCGTCTGCTACAATTCGCCCTGGAGAATGGGTGATAGCAATGGGTAGTCCTCTACAGCTGAGCAATACAATAACAGCAGGAATTGTCAGCACTGTGCATCGAGCTGGGGAAGAGATTGGACTGCCAAACAGAGAGATGGAATATATCCAAACAGATGCGGCTATAAATGTAAATCATTGGCTTTAATGTTCATACAGGTCAAGATCTTGGGTGGGAGAAGGGATGAGGgttgtcaaaaaagaaaaaaaatctgagtcaTATCATGTAAAACAATAAGTGACAGAACTCACTGTAAGTCAGATAGTGAGGgagtaagaaaaacaaaatttattgtaCGGTAAAGGTACTGAAAATTAAAGGGGATGGCAAAAGTCAGCAGACTGACTGACGCTTTCCCATGGAGACAGTACACCTTTTTGTAACTGTCAGTCCAACAAACTGTTAGTCTCCCTTGCAGCCGTTTCAGTGTTGTCACACAATAAGCACTATGTGATGACAATAAAATAACTGTGAGTGAGACTAACAAATCATGAGTCAGTTTTTGTGAGAGAgttcaaaaataaatggcaaAGTGGCCATGG
This window encodes:
- the LOC140935699 gene encoding serine protease HTRA2, mitochondrial-like, which encodes MATTSTLRRWRNFQQMFWLSDKWKTKGIQCICRQVSTQSKRTTKRYPWPWVGSLAFGVFLGYGLPKFFKSRKDSSIVKAKSVPSDDVSSNSGSPPRSVTFNFIADAVEIAAPAVVNIEVTGRHAGFFRGHVGPTGAGSGFIVTEDGMVLTNAHVVENAVNVSVKLKDGREFSGTVIDIDLENDLAAVKLDSSKNIRFPTLTLGSSATIRPGEWVIAMGSPLQLSNTITAGIVSTVHRAGEEIGLPNREMEYIQTDAAINVGNSGGPLVNLDGHAIGINAITVRFAAGISFSIPIDAAKDFLSGAIERVKSGKYMGRNTRQPLAPHQRWYIGVSMLTLTPQILAELRRRDQSFNKITSGVFVPQVNYGSPAHRGGLRSGDIITKMNGKTTESSKQVYQYVHKGETLKIEVKRGEQYLNFTVQPEVVG